In Anomaloglossus baeobatrachus isolate aAnoBae1 chromosome 2, aAnoBae1.hap1, whole genome shotgun sequence, the DNA window CAATAATTTGTGAAATGTCTTAGCCATCTAAAGTACCCATGCTAGTTATTGGAAACGGTCAGCAAGCTTAAAACCCCCTAACTGGAGGTTTCAAAAATGtaaggaagaaaataaaaaaaaaaaaaaaagttttcccaTACAACACTGGTGTAAAGATACCGCTTCCCAGTATTCAAGTCAGCATAGCAAGCCTCTACAGATGCTGAGCCTGCAAGGGATACTggaagatttcagctctgaagattGCAGACTTATAGCATGCTAGCCATGAACAGATCATTACATCACATTTGCTTTCCTATATTTAGTAAAAAAGACAAAACCCAAAAAGACAGACAAAACCCAAAAAGACAGACAAAACCCAAAAAGACAGACAAAACCCAAAAAGACAGACAAAACCCAAAAAGACAGACAAAACCCAAAAAGACAGACAAAACCCAAAAAGACAGACAAAACCCAAAAAGAAAGACAAAACCTGAAGACTTCTAGGCCCCATCCAGAAAATGCAGTGAAGATTCGAGGTGCCAAGTCACGGGCTGGATTGATGGGATATCCACAGTTGAAACCCATTGACAGGCCAACCAGAAGGACTATCAGACCAATCACAAATGGCTGAAGGCCCTTGGGGGCTGCGTTGTTTTTTTCATCAGTAATGGCAAAGATGCAAATCATCAAGGCAGCTGTGGCAATAACCTTGGGCAAAAAACAGAAGAAATAGTTTTGTTAACCTCAAGAAAGGATAAATATGTATAGAATTTTTAGGGGGTGGTCCTATTCCTGGAGGAATATATTTTTTACTGCAGTGTTGAGCAATTCATGAGCTACAGGTTCATAGTATTGTTTTGTGCAGCCCCTGTACTTATCTCTGTCTGGAAAGGACTTAAGGGAGGAGCAGCTCTGGGCCAATCAGCTTTCTGGTAGTCTTGTGACCAGTCTCAATCCTCCATCTCATGTCCTTTCCAGCTTAATGCAGTCAAACTGTAGCTTATACCATACTACATGCTATATATTCCTTGACATTTAGACTTTACCTGATCCGAGAAACCATTAACCACACTCAGATGTTCCGATGGATAGGATGCAAAAATCCCAGCAGTCGCCTGTGGTCCATACACCGTCCAGTTGCCACCACTGTACACGTGAAGGGCATCTAGATCGCATCAAAAAAGAAGAATTGGCAAGTGAATGGTGATCTAGGGGGGGGAAACTAGATACAGGACAGAGACTGCTGTATCAAAGGGACTGCACCTTTCCCTAGGTGGATCTTTATAGGGGTTGTCAAGTTCATTAACCCATTTTCAACTAGCCTATTATGGGTAAAAGTGCGGTCTGTGCTGTTCAATCCTTTAGGTTAGCAGAGTCACTGAAAAGTAGTCTGCCAGGGGGCCACAATCAGAGAGCCCAAGAGATAGGCTGTAAACTCCATGTATACATTTCCCCTAAAGCACCTCCACAGGTGACATTAAGTATTACAATTAAGGAGAACCTCAATTTTTGATTTTTACTAGGGAGGTATAACTAAAGTTCTCATTAGGTGCCACTTTTTGCCCATATCTGCAATGCAAAATTAACAGAATGTTCTATTCTGCAGCCTTTATTATATCCTGTATCCAAGATCTGTTGAAAGTGGTGTCCGCTCATAATGAGCCCGTGTGCCGAAGCATCCAAAGACTAATTTCTTTGCTCAGTTTCTTACCAAAATACAAAGCGAATACCAGAGAAGCACCAATGAAAGAGCCGAGGAACTGGGCCAGGAAGTAGATGAGCATCAGCTTCCAGGTCATCTTCTTCAGGAGGAACATTGAGAAAGACACCGCCGGATTGAGGTGAGCGCCTGGAGTTTAACAGCAAATAGTTACTATAAGGCCATGTGGCACCtgtggactagtcagggcatcacagggtactgcatgctctttatcttAGTGcatgactcaaccccccatggttctgggttcccaacctatggtactgcctccatcagcatccaaaatcccaaccacacctctcaccacaccctTGTCAGACACCAGTGGGcatctgctgagctggaatagggccacccacctagggggtcaggcagactggtgggagggaagtagaacagtggagtggtagccctcgaacagcaaggagctggggagtgtgtggctcctggGGAGttaaaggttgggttgcagacagtggtctgggcccgaaggagtcagagacccggtcgtggGGTATTGGGACtgtgtgcctagacctggtcttggaggacggtcagcagctcgagtctaataaccggtctgggaccaaaagcaTGGTTGGGtattggaccctaggtcagggagtagcttcaggcaacccgataattaacctgcggaggatagttacttcatggactgtccccacgaagctcagatcaggggcactagcaatggggggggggggggggaatggcccttgagagcacagctccactaccaacagtagggagcggggcctggacaactttatgcctacgggccaccagaacacttccaatttgtgcatggaggcaggctctggaccacctggcagtactataggggatggatacctggacgggctcctcaagagggcagcggcacccagagacttggtttaccttgttgtcagagtctgcttttcatcaccgatGCTGCCTGAGTACACTgttctcccctgcttccaaccggcCCTGCACCCCACTATACAGAGTTCCGAGGCCTTTCCTACcagtggagggtaatgtcatctggctgTCCCCATTCCATCTCCCTCAGGTACTCTCATCAGCAACGGCGGTAAtccccgttaccgcacaccacgggtggcattgtATTGCCCACCTTCAGCAGTCgcctcagggacaccacagggGCGCCACTTGATTAccactggcaacaggtatgtcgggtttatttacatgggagtcgtgatgccactcatggtttgcggtcagggttatgggtgaccgacactgcagttttaacgagcgtctggggctgatggagtggcctcccatgagtgaacttggccccaggggctcaggtgtgtagaacaggtcccagaataactcagtctctgtccagaaagtctttcaacttgtttacttacTTTTAGTTGGTTTGTGAGGTACCTGGGCGATGCTGTGAttaaaccaggtagaaccaggaactccttcaggccgaactGAGGGTAGCAGTTTActctccttcctagcacttt includes these proteins:
- the LOC142285615 gene encoding aquaporin-3-like, which translates into the protein MDAHAQCLEKVRSTLRTTNSYVRCGLAEFLGTVILILFGCGSVAQMELSGFAKAQFLSVNMAFGFAVTAGAYVCAGVSGAHLNPAVSFSMFLLKKMTWKLMLIYFLAQFLGSFIGASLVFALYFDALHVYSGGNWTVYGPQATAGIFASYPSEHLSVVNGFSDQVIATAALMICIFAITDEKNNAAPKGLQPFVIGLIVLLVGLSMGFNCGYPINPARDLAPRIFTAFSGWGLEVFRAGGHWWWVPVVGPMIGGVMGTILYDLLIGIHHEPSRRKENREGNGERQPPEYEFVQSEAESST